The Variovorax sp. RA8 genomic sequence CCGCACGGCCGGCGCTAGGTATCTATCTATGATCTCCTTGATGGTCTCGCTGCATTCACCACCCCAGAAAGCAGTGCCGGCGGGGGTTCCGCCCTCGCCATAGCCGACGGCACCACTACTGGTTCTCAGAGTAACCATTACGAGCGACTGTGTCCCGTGCGTTCCACTGGAGTGGTTGTGAACTTTCTTCAGTGGCAGATCGACGATTTGAGTTTCAATCGACTCGATGGTGTCGGTCGGCGCTCCACCGGTTTGTGCACCTAAGGTTTGTTGGCTGGACATGTTATGCATGCGGAGAATTTGATTGATCCGGACGCACACCGCCCCATGCGTTCCTGAGCAGCTTTTCGATGGCGCCAGCACTGAGCGGCACTGGGTTCGCATATGGCTTGCTCATTACGGCCTGAACAACAACAGGAATGTCCGATTCAGCCATGCCGAGGTCCTTCAAAGCGACTGTGGCGCCGCTGCTCTTGGTCATGTCGTACAGCTTGGCCGGCACGTCGCCGCCTCCAAGTGCACGCTCCATAATCTTGAGTGCGTCTGTCACGGCAGGCGTGTTGTAAGCGAGAGCATGCGGGAGTACCACCGCGTGTGTCTCGGCATGAGGAAGATTTAAAGTTCCCCCTAACGTATGACAAAGCTTGTGGTGCAGTCCCATGGAGGTGGACGCCAGACAAATCCCGCACAGCCATGATCCATACAGCGCGCTCGCACGAGCGTCCAGATCGGCTGGATCTGACTTGATGCGCGGAAGACTGTCGTATAGGGCAGTAATTCCCTCTGACGCCATCAACGATACAATCGGATTGCAATCCTGCGCATAAAGCGCCTCAGCGGCGTGGGCTAAAGCATTTAAGCCGCTCGCAACAGACATTAAGGGCGGAAGAGTGAGCGTCAGCTCAACGTCGTAGACAACGGTTTCCGGCAGCACTCTAAGTGTCCGCTGCGTCGTCTTTACTCCGTTTTCGGTTTGCCCCAGTATTGGTGTCATCTCCGAGCCGGCGTAAGTCGTCGGCACCACGAGCTGAGGTAGATCGGTGTGCAGTGCAATTGCCTTAGATAGACCGATGGACGACCCACCACCAATGGCCACCACCCCGTCTATAGCTTGCTCTTGCACAAGCTCCAGAACACGGGCCGTAACATCAGTGGGTGTGTGCATGGCAGCGCCCGAAAAGGTCGCCGCGTGCAAATCACCAAGGCGAGCCTTCACGCGGTCGGCATCCGCAGTCTGCTGTGAGGTGGAGACAACCAGAACTCGCCGGCAGCCAAGGGCCTCGACCTCCCGCTTCAATGCGGATATCGTCCCACGGCCGAAGACTACCCGGCTGGCTAGGCCCTGATATGTGAAGTCAGGCATCGCAGGGGCTCAAGCAACTGAGTCGGCGTAGAGCGGACTGTCATCGGTGGGAATATTGAACTTCCCGTCGAACACCGCTCGAATCCAAGGCTGAATGAACACCACAGCTCGCAAACCTGCTTTGGTGAACGGGTCGTCATCTACGAACTTCCGGGCTTCAGCCATATCAGCCACTTTCACCACGTAACTGCCTCCTTTAACAGATTTCCCGTCATCGGTGAATGTGGCCCCTGCAGCAAGCACCTTTGCAGCATTCACTTCCATATACTTGCGGTGCTCGGATACGACAGCTTGCCTCTTAGAGGCGGTACCTGGGAGATCCTGAAAGAAGATTGCGACGTACATATTTTCTCCAGTGTTAATTCGATGAGACATCGGCCGGCGGCCGCGTTTCGGGATCGGCATCGGCATTGGCAAGATCTGGGATGGAACTTGCCAAAAGCTTGAGCAGCGCTCGAAGCGAGCCCATCTCCACCACGCCCATCCGCTCAGCCCATTCGTTCTCGATGCGTTTACCAATGTCTGTTGCGATGCGCATCATTTCGATACCTTTGGGAGACATCTGTACGATGTTCACTCTCCGGTCGGACGGATCCTTGCGAATCTCCAAGTATCCGAGGGACACCAATGAGTCGACCAAATAACCCATACTCTGTTTTGCCATCCCAGCGCGTCTGGCCAAATCCGACACAGAGGCGCCCACCAACGGCAAGTGCCTAAATACAGCGCCATGAGCTTCCCGTATTTCTGGGTATCCCGACGTCGCGAGCGCCTTATAGACCCGTGATGCCTGAGCCTCGAAGGGGATTCGCAGCAGAGAGCTGAGAGTTCCCGTCAGAGAGCCCATCGTTGCATTAGGATCCGGGGCCCATGCGAGGCCGTCTTCAGTTGAGGGTGATGGTTTCATAGGTTCTTGCCTTCATCGCGACGCTCTCTTTACGGACCCAAGGCGAGCAGGAGCCGGGCTATTCCGCCCTCGCACCTGACCTGCGGACAGCCTCGCCCCACTTGATGCGCTCGCTCTCCATATAAGAGGAGAACTCGTCTGAACCGAGCCAAGTGATCTCGTTACCACTGGTGCGCGCGAAGGTCTCGAATTTTGCTGAGCGGATCGTGCTTTGCAGGTGAGCCTCCAGTACGCGAACAATCTCGTCCGGCGTGCGCCGTGGAACCACGTAGCCATACCAGGCTACGGCACTGAAGTGCCTTAGACCGGACTCGCTAACTGTCGGAATGTCCGGTGCAATGCCGAGCCTCTTAGCGGAAGTAACAGCGAGAGCCTTGAGCTTGCCGCTGCGAACCAACGGCAACGTTGCGGTGGGCGTCACGAACGCCAGCTGGACGTGTTCGCCGACAGCTAGGGAGAGCGGGTCGCCCGCTGCAACATGAAGAAGATCAACGCCTGCGCGCGCGTTCAGCATGGCGCCAGCCAGATGCCCAGTACTCCCGACCGCATACGTTGCGAAGGTAAGTTTCCGGGGATTTGCTCTCGCGTAGGAAAGCATGCCGGGAAAATCGCTGAAGGGCATGTGATTTCCAGCCACGATGACGTTCGCAGCGGACGCCACCATGCCGACCGCGCGAAACGCCTTGTCCGGCTCGAGTGAAGAACTCGCATACAGCGTTGGATTGATTGCCACGTTCGGCGTAGCCGCCATCAGCAATGTGTAGCCATCGTGTGGGCTACGAGAGGCCAGCTCAGTGCCCACCGTTCCGCCTGCTCCCGGCCTGTTCTCCACGAGAACAGGCTGCTTCAGACGCTCGGCAAGTCCCTCTGCGATTAAACGAGTGAGTGAGTCGCTCGCCGTACCTGCAGCAAAGGGCACAACGATACGGACTGGCTTCGTTGGGTAAGCATTCTGCTGCGCAAAAGTGCCGACGCTCACCAAACCGGCGCCAGTGCCCAGCAGCAATTTACGTCTGCGGATAGAAGTAGGACCAGTCATATTTCATCAAGCCTCACACTAAACGCCCGCAGAGACCTTCTAAGCCAGCGAACGGAGGAGCAACAACGCCAATGCCAACAGGGTCGACAGATTAACTTGACCACGCCCTAAGATCGACAGATTATAGGTCTATTTTTTGCACGCACCAGAGCACCGGCGCTAGGGTTTCTCCTACCCGCTCACAAGGCTAGCCTCATCCGCCTCACCCTTGAGCTCAGGGTTGATCTCAGTTACCGATGATCGAGCACCGGCGTTGAAAGACATCCTCTCTGTCTTATTCACTGAACGCGTTGCAGCCTCGCCGTCGATCGATAGTCGACCGCTAGCGTCTCGGCAGCGGTGAGTTAGGATCGCTCAGGAGCGAATCACTAATCGGAACAGCTTGAGAGATCATGCGACGGGCAAGCGGGAGCGCGCGACCAGCATTGACACCCACTACCGCTACAGGTATGTCTCCAGGGCATTGTCAAGTTGCTGAGCCGACGAGACGAGTTTCGGAATCCGGAGCGAAATGGCCGCGGCTCGGATAACAAATGTCCCAGGTTATGCATTCTTCGCTACATCGGTGACCTCATTCCAGAGAGAAAACGCTTGAGTACGCACGTGCCGGTACTGCTGCGCCGACAGGCGGTTGCGCTGGCATCGGAAGACGTTGTTGATCGGCCCATGCGCGGATAGAAAACGCTGCGCGTGCCTCGGTGACTTGTAGCGGCGCATCTGCCGTTCTCGCTGGCGCGTCGGTTGGTGCGATAGCTCGGCCCGGTTGTTCAAACCCTTGTGCTGGCGATGCTCTACGCCCGGCATGATCTGAGCCTTAGCGGCCGCATAACTCTTGAGCTTGTCAGTAATCAGAACCCGCGGCACGTAGCGCAAGCCCTTGAGAAGCTTGCGAAAGAACCGCTTGGCCGCCTGCCGGTCACGCCTGCTCTGCACGAGGACATCCAGGACATGGCCGTCCTGGTCAACTGCACGCCAGAGGTAATGATGCTTTCCCTTGATCGTCAGCACGACCTCGTCGAGGTGCCATTTGTCGCCCCGTCGTGGCTGACGTCGGCGCAGCTCAGCAGCGTATTGCTGGCCGAACCGCAGAGTCCATTGGCGAATCGTCTCGTAAGTCACGACGATACCCCGGCTTGCCATCAATTCCTCGATGTCGCGAAAGCTCAGCGAGAACCGGAAGTAGAGCCACACCACATGGCTGATGATCTCCCGAGGGTAGCGGAAACCGCGGTAAAGTTGAGAACCTGTCATCTCATCATTTTATCGAGGCGCGGCCGGCTGTGGCAACTTGACAATGCCGTCCGCAGGCATGCCTACCATCTCTTTTTGTCCGCGCCTGAACGGCACTCCCTGCAGTGCACCCGAGGACGAGTAATTCCATTGGTGGTACACGCAGGTGTGAGACGTGGCATTTCCTCGATGCTTTCGGCACACCGCAGCACCACGGTGCGCACACCTGTTCACCCACACGCTGAGACTTCCGTCTTCCGTGCGCGTGACCACTACGGGCGTATCGCCCACGAAGGTCGACTTGAAGTCTCCAGGCTTCGGGATCTCAGCTTCCATCGCGACGAAGCTCCAGGTCGGCCCCCGGTAGATACGTTCGAGCTCGCGCTCGTAAACCTCCTGGGAGCGGTACACCTCCATCGGCACGCGGGTACCGTCCTTTGTCGGGAACTTGATCAACTTCGTCTTCATGCGATTACTCCTTCATGTCACTTTTGATTGCCACCAGGCGCCGCCGACTGGCGCTTCAGGTGATCGCCTGGTCAAGCCGCTGTAAAGAGCCAGCGCCGGCGACATGCGCATTCACACTGGCTACGCTAAGCGGGTTGCGGCAGGTGCTGCAGTTCTTTCCCGCCTCGAAGCGAGACGACGCGTGGCTGGTAGTTTCGCGTCACCCGCCCCACTGAACCCGGAAACGTTCCCGTCGCGGTCGGCCTACCATTTCGCCCTAGCGAAGCGCTTCGCAGACAGATACTCGTGCGGGTACTCACAGCTCTCTTTCATGCCGCCAGTCAAGACCTGACGCTGCGGAAGCGAGACCACCGAAGGCAGCTGCATGTCCTATCGTGATCCGCAGGCCAGTCGATTGCTCATTTCCGCGCGCCCGCCGAGAAAACGACTCAATGGCGGCCCAGCAAAGGGAGCTCCATTCCGTCGCGAAGGTGCGACGGGACGATGGTGCGAAATGCACCCGCGACCCCAATTACCGTTTCGCGCCCATCACCACTTTGGACCACTGGTGATGCCGACCGACTACGCCGGATCGAGCTTGAAGTCCTTGCGCAGAACCTTGGCGCCGTTGGCATCTTCAAGGTTGTGAATCAGCGCCGGACGAACACCTTCTACGCAGTCGCTATCGACCCACTTTCCGCCCGTGAAGTACGATTGCGTGGTGTGCTCCAGAAAACCGGGAGCACGAATCTTGAAGTGCACGTGAGCCGGCCTCCAAGGATGCCGCCCCATCATCTCGAGCAGCTTGCCGCTCGGCCCGTGATGCGGAATCGGATACGGCGCAGGAACACGGGTGCGAATCCGGTACTCACCGTCTGCACCAATGATCTTCTTACCCCGGTAGGAGTCTTGGGGAAGTTCAGGATCGAAACCGCTGTAATGTCCGTGATTGTCCGAGTGCCACACGAACATTTCCGCGCCCTTAATAGGCTTGCCCGCCAGGTCCGTCACCCGCCCTTCGAGTACCAAAGGCTCGCTGCCATCGTCGAGAGTCTTAATTTCGTCGTTGATGACCGGTACGTTCTCCAGGAAGTACGGTCCCTCGACGTTCGTAGTGGAGCCCTTGCGGTGCTTCATTTCATTGTCAGTGATGGTGGCGTTGAACCACAGATCACAAACCAGAGGGATCTCGTACTCTGGCGCCTTCGCGTACTGCATCAAGAAGCCCACGCCTGCGCGGTATTCCTCGAAAGTGACGTCGTGACGGGACAGGACCTCACGCACCGCTTTCACGATGTCGTAGACCACGGTTTCGACGCGGTTTGCCATGGAGCTCTCCTTTGCGTTGCTCTGGTTGAAGGAATGCGGCGGATTATCGACCTAATGTCTGTCTTTCTAGCCTAGGGTTGACCCTAGGATTGGTGCGCGGCTACGTCGGCTCAGTGGGAAAAACGTACTTAGGCCCATTTGTTCGTTGCGTGTAGACCTTGAGTGCCGCCTTGGCGACAGCAGATGTGCGGCGGATCTGCCAGCGGCCCGCGTGAAATCGGGCGCGCACCGACATACTCTGTGTCGTTCCCCGCGACGCTGACGGGGTTAATCCGCCATCACAGCGACCTCTCGGGCACCACTTTTCCAGTCCGGCACGCGATCAATGCGGCGGGTGCATGCAATCCACGCCAGCTGCAGCGTGCGATGCATACCTCCTCCGGCTCCACCGATCCACATCCCTGCTCGATCTCGCGACCGTGGAATGTACGGACTGCGCGCCTGTTGATCCAATATCATCTTTGGAATCGTGATTACCAAAAAGGTATCGGTGTAGGTCTCTATGGAACTCCGTCACCTCCGGTACTTCGTTACCGTCGCGGAAGAGCGCAGCTTTCGCCGTGCATCACAGCGGCTTCACGTGTCTCAACCGCCCCTATCGCGCATGATCAAGCAGCTCGAAGCGGAAATTGGGGTGGAACTCTTTGATCGCTCTCCGACCGGCGTAGACGTGACTGCGGCAGGTGCGGTGTTCCTGGAGGAGGCAAGGCGGGCGCTCCACGTAGCGAACGACGCGGTTGAGAAATCCCAGCGCGCGGCACGGGGGGATTTCGGCCACATAGAAGTGGCCTACTATGGATCGGTGATCTTTGGCGTGATACCGCGCCTATTGGGCGAGTACCGGCAACTTAAGCCTCGGGTCGCTGTTCGGTTGTCAAGCTTGACGAAGGACCGCCAAATTCGTGCGCTGCGCGAGGGTTGGTTAGACGTTGGCTTTGCTCGCTACTACAGGTCAGAGCCTGATATTGCGTCTGAAATTGTGTGGCGGGAGCCCATCGTCCTTGCCGTGCATGCCGATCACCCACTCACTGGCAACACTAGTGTTGCAATGGCTGAACTGCGCGACGAGCCGTTGATTGTGTTCCCCAGTGCACCTCGCCCCAGCTTTGCCGACGAGCTGCTACAGCTTTGTACCAGTGCCGGCTTCAGCCCAAAGATCGCGCATGAAGCTGAGGACTTGTTGGCCTGTCTGGCGCTAGTGTCCAGTGGTGTTGCCATGGCGCCCGTTCCGGTTTCTGCGGCGATCATCAAGCTACCGAATCTGAGATTTCTGAGGCTCGCCCGTCCAGAGCCACAAAGCAGCCTCTATTGCGTGTACCGCAGAGGCGACAACAGACCTCTACTCACCGAGTTCCTCGAAACGGTGCGTTCGCTCGCCTTGCCGCCGCTTCCGGGATTTGAGGCATGCAGGGGTGAAGGTGGCTGAGCGCCCGCTACGAACCCAAGTTCCAGGTCGACTTTTTCAAGCCTCCAGCCATTTGATTGCTGCACTGAAGTCGTTGTAGAAAACCTTGTAGTTTGCTTCTCCAACGTGGCCGAACGCGATGCGAGCTAGATACGCGATACGAGTGTTGGGGACAAGGATGCCGGTTCGCAGAGTCGAGGCATTAAGAGTCTCCTTTTTGTCTGCGCCCAACCGCTGCTGGAGCAGCACCACGTCCATGTCCGGTGGTTCCAGCTCCAAAGCATCGTACAGAACGCGGACCTGTTGAGTGTCGCGTGCTAGTGCGATTACCCGTTCCTCGCACTCGCGCAACATTTCCGCCGTCGGTTTGCCGCGCAACCTAGCGACAATTACCTCGCCCACTGGTTCTACCCACAATCGCTCTTCTCGCATGACTGGGATATTACTTCAACCGAGAGCAGAATTCCTCCGTGCGTCTCGGTGTCGGCAGCACTTCGAGCGCCAAAGGGGAGCATCTTCCCGTGGCTCGCAGTTACTTTAGCGTGCCTGTAGAATTATCGGATCGGCCCGCAAGTTGCAGGCGAATGCAAGTTGACTTGGTTTTTTCGGCATCAAAGGCCGCTGCTCGCCCAGCAGTCGTCCCTTGTTCAAAGCAGAGTGTCGTTTCAGGAGATCTGCGGTCAGCCGCTGCGTAACCTGCTGCGCCTCTTGCTACCCCCTTTTTCGAATCTGGCGCACGGACCGGCCCGGTCATTTTCGTTTGCGCCTCTGCCCAAGTAGGTCGCTTGGAACCGTGGGTCCCGCGACAGCCGAATGCAGAGTGTCCTGCTTGCCTCGAGATGGCGCAGCCCCTACTCTGGCAGACGCGCGGGTGTCGCGTTACGAGCAAAGCAGAAACGTCATTGTGACTGAAGACGAACTGCGCATGCTGACGCGGTTCAGCGTTATGCCTTTCCGCCCGACGCGAGCTGTGCGACAGTTGGTGCAGGAACTCGCATTGGACTCCGAAATGTGGAGCAGGTGAGCGGCAGGTCAGCGGCTTTGTAGGACCGCGCTAAGCAGCACCGTGTGTCACTCGGCCGCTCGCCCGCTCCCGCCGTCCCGTTACAGTGGGAGGGATGCCAGTTGATCGACAGCTATTCACGTCAAGTTTTCGCGACAACCGTTTGCCCAATTGGAGGTGCCCGCGCTGCAGTGGCGGTCACTTGCGACTCCTTCCCCATTCCTTTCACCGTGCGTATGACGGCGCGACGGAGACCAACAGGAACGAGGACTGGTTCGACTACGACGACTTCCGCTTCCGCTTCACTGCACTCGCAAGGTGCGACAACGACCACTGCAGCGAAACGTCCGCCGTCGCTGGCTCAGGAAGCCTGCACGAGGACCCAGACGACGAAGCCCACCAGATGGAGTATTCGGAGTTGTTCACGGCAACCTACGTAAGCCCCTCACCAGCACTCATCACTGTCCCGGAGGATTGTCCGGACGTCGTGACCCAGCAGGTCCGCCGCGCTGACGTGGCGCAATGGGGAGACTACGAGGGCGCATTAACACATCTCCGCACAGCCGTTGAACGTTTACTGGATGCGCAAGGTGTGATTGCGAAACGCACGACTACAAAGGGAAGCGCCTATCTGACCTTGCACAGTCGCATCGAGTTCTTCCGCGCACACCAACCAAGCGAAGCAGACGCGCTGCTGGCGGCAAAGTGGCTGGGGAATGCGGGTGCACACAACGACGAGGTCACCAGATCGGACGTCTTCGACATGTATGACATCCTCGAGAGGGTGCTGAACGGCTTGTATGGACACGCGTCGACGGTAGAGAGGTTGATCAGAACCATCAACTCGGCAAAGGGACCGGTTCGCGATCGATAGCACTGCGCCTAATGAACACCGCCGCGCTACTCGTCACCGCTCCGGTGGGGTGCAAGGACCCGGTAACGGTTCCGCGTCCGTAGAGGACGGCACACGTTGTAAGCGCGCCGCCGCTCTGCGCACGCCCAGCGTTACTCACGTTAAGTTGGCATTTACGTAGGCTAGGAAGGCGAGCTCGCGCCTCGTAAAATCAACGCTTATAGCAATGTCCCGCTCTTCGGGACACCGCTTGATCTGCAGCTCGCGCCAGACCCCGAGGACTCATGTCAAAGCTCTCGCCACCCCTCATCTTTTTGGATTTTGACGGGGTGCTGCACCCGGCGCAGGGCAGTGAGGTGCGCGACTTCGCCTTTGCTCCGCACCTCGCGCGCGCCGTGCAGGACGTGCACTGCGAGGTAGTGATCTCCTCGACCTGGAGAGAGCACTACCCGCTGCCGGAGCTCAAGCGCCTGCTGCCCGAGCCGCTCGCAGCGCTGGTGGTCGGCACGCTCGGTGCCGACCAGCCGGGTCCGCACGTTCGCTACAAGACGATCTGCAGATGGCTGGTAGAGCATAGAGCCACCGATCGCCGCTGGTGCGCAGTTGACGACAATGGCAGCGAGTTTCCCGCAGGCATGCGCGAACTGCTCCTCTGCGATGGAATGCGAGGCTTTGGAGCTTGGGAGGCAGAGTGTTTGAGAGATTGGCTGCTCCGCGACACGTCCTTTTCCCAGCAGAGTGGTGACCGTGGGCTCGCCGGATAGTGGTCGCGTCAATCAACAGACGGTCCGCCACGAGACTGAACCGCCCCGGATTTCTCGGAGGCTCCTACACTTGAGAAGGAAGTGGAGCCATGAAGAGGAAGTCACAGAGGTATTCGCCCGAGCTCGTTGAGCGGGCAGTTCGCATGGTCGACGAAAGCGGCGCCCAGCACGAGTCGCAGTGGGCGGCAATCGTCTCGATTGCGGCCAAGATCGGCTGCACGGCCGAGACGCTGCGGCGCTGGGTCCGGCAGCACGAGAAGGACACCGGCAAACGCGAGGGACTGACCACGCAGGAGCAGCAGCGTATCAAGGACCTTGAGCGAGAGAACCGCGAACTGCGCCAAGCCAATGAGATCCTTCGCAAAGCCAGCGCGTATTTCGCCCAGGCGGAGCTCGACCGCCGCTTCAAGCCGTGAAGGCGTTCATCGACGAACACCGCGATGCGTACGGGGTCGAGCCGATCTGCAAGGTGATGCAGATCGCCCCGTCGACGTATTGGCTGCATGCTCAGCGAACCAGAAGGCCGGAGCTTCGTCCTGAGAGGTCCAAGCGTGACGATGTCCTGGCCGCGGAAGTCCAGCGGGTCTGGCAGGAGAACTTCGGCGTCTACGGCGTTCGCAAGGTCTGGCGCCAGCTGCACCGGGAAGGCCTGATCGTGGCGCGTTGCACCGTGGGTAGGTTGATGCGCCGAGCAGGGCTGCAAGGGGTCGTGCGTGGCAAGAAGCAGCGCACCACCGTGCCCGACGCAAATGCCGTTTGCCCGCAGGACAAGGTGCAGCGCAAGTTCAGAGCCGACAGACCGAACCAGCTGTGGGTCTCGGACTTCACGTACGTCTCGACATGGCAGGGCTTCGTCTACGTGGCCTTCGTGATCGACGTGTACGCACGTCGAATCGTCGGCTGGCGCGTGTCCTCGACGATGCGCACGGACTTCGTCCTGGACGCGCTGGAGCAGGCCCTGTACGACAGAAGACCGGGCCAACGGGGCGCACTGGTTCACCATTCGGACCGCGGCTCGCAATACGTCAGCATTCGGTACACCGAGCGTCTGGCCGAGGC encodes the following:
- a CDS encoding maleylacetate reductase, with the protein product MPDFTYQGLASRVVFGRGTISALKREVEALGCRRVLVVSTSQQTADADRVKARLGDLHAATFSGAAMHTPTDVTARVLELVQEQAIDGVVAIGGGSSIGLSKAIALHTDLPQLVVPTTYAGSEMTPILGQTENGVKTTQRTLRVLPETVVYDVELTLTLPPLMSVASGLNALAHAAEALYAQDCNPIVSLMASEGITALYDSLPRIKSDPADLDARASALYGSWLCGICLASTSMGLHHKLCHTLGGTLNLPHAETHAVVLPHALAYNTPAVTDALKIMERALGGGDVPAKLYDMTKSSGATVALKDLGMAESDIPVVVQAVMSKPYANPVPLSAGAIEKLLRNAWGGVRPDQSNSPHA
- a CDS encoding STAS/SEC14 domain-containing protein encodes the protein MREERLWVEPVGEVIVARLRGKPTAEMLRECEERVIALARDTQQVRVLYDALELEPPDMDVVLLQQRLGADKKETLNASTLRTGILVPNTRIAYLARIAFGHVGEANYKVFYNDFSAAIKWLEA
- a CDS encoding DUF4145 domain-containing protein; the protein is MRLLPHSFHRAYDGATETNRNEDWFDYDDFRFRFTALARCDNDHCSETSAVAGSGSLHEDPDDEAHQMEYSELFTATYVSPSPALITVPEDCPDVVTQQVRRADVAQWGDYEGALTHLRTAVERLLDAQGVIAKRTTTKGSAYLTLHSRIEFFRAHQPSEADALLAAKWLGNAGAHNDEVTRSDVFDMYDILERVLNGLYGHASTVERLIRTINSAKGPVRDR
- a CDS encoding IS6 family transposase; amino-acid sequence: MTGSQLYRGFRYPREIISHVVWLYFRFSLSFRDIEELMASRGIVVTYETIRQWTLRFGQQYAAELRRRQPRRGDKWHLDEVVLTIKGKHHYLWRAVDQDGHVLDVLVQSRRDRQAAKRFFRKLLKGLRYVPRVLITDKLKSYAAAKAQIMPGVEHRQHKGLNNRAELSHQPTRQRERQMRRYKSPRHAQRFLSAHGPINNVFRCQRNRLSAQQYRHVRTQAFSLWNEVTDVAKNA
- a CDS encoding LysR family transcriptional regulator translates to MELRHLRYFVTVAEERSFRRASQRLHVSQPPLSRMIKQLEAEIGVELFDRSPTGVDVTAAGAVFLEEARRALHVANDAVEKSQRAARGDFGHIEVAYYGSVIFGVIPRLLGEYRQLKPRVAVRLSSLTKDRQIRALREGWLDVGFARYYRSEPDIASEIVWREPIVLAVHADHPLTGNTSVAMAELRDEPLIVFPSAPRPSFADELLQLCTSAGFSPKIAHEAEDLLACLALVSSGVAMAPVPVSAAIIKLPNLRFLRLARPEPQSSLYCVYRRGDNRPLLTEFLETVRSLALPPLPGFEACRGEGG
- a CDS encoding IS3 family transposase (programmed frameshift) — its product is MKRKSQRYSPELVERAVRMVDESGAQHESQWAAIVSIAAKIGCTAETLRRWVRQHEKDTGKREGLTTQEQQRIKDLERENRELRQANEILRKASALFRPGGARPPLQAVKAFIDEHRDAYGVEPICKVMQIAPSTYWLHAQRTRRPELRPERSKRDDVLAAEVQRVWQENFGVYGVRKVWRQLHREGLIVARCTVGRLMRRAGLQGVVRGKKQRTTVPDANAVCPQDKVQRKFRADRPNQLWVSDFTYVSTWQGFVYVAFVIDVYARRIVGWRVSSTMRTDFVLDALEQALYDRRPGQRGALVHHSDRGSQYVSIRYTERLAEAGIEPSVGSAGDAYDNALAETINGLYKAEVIHLRGPWKTRESVELATLEWVAWFNHHRLLEPVGNIPPAEAEATYYRQLAESEEKV
- a CDS encoding HAD domain-containing protein; this translates as MSKLSPPLIFLDFDGVLHPAQGSEVRDFAFAPHLARAVQDVHCEVVISSTWREHYPLPELKRLLPEPLAALVVGTLGADQPGPHVRYKTICRWLVEHRATDRRWCAVDDNGSEFPAGMRELLLCDGMRGFGAWEAECLRDWLLRDTSFSQQSGDRGLAG
- a CDS encoding MarR family winged helix-turn-helix transcriptional regulator codes for the protein MKPSPSTEDGLAWAPDPNATMGSLTGTLSSLLRIPFEAQASRVYKALATSGYPEIREAHGAVFRHLPLVGASVSDLARRAGMAKQSMGYLVDSLVSLGYLEIRKDPSDRRVNIVQMSPKGIEMMRIATDIGKRIENEWAERMGVVEMGSLRALLKLLASSIPDLANADADPETRPPADVSSN
- a CDS encoding Bug family tripartite tricarboxylate transporter substrate binding protein; this encodes MLLGTGAGLVSVGTFAQQNAYPTKPVRIVVPFAAGTASDSLTRLIAEGLAERLKQPVLVENRPGAGGTVGTELASRSPHDGYTLLMAATPNVAINPTLYASSSLEPDKAFRAVGMVASAANVIVAGNHMPFSDFPGMLSYARANPRKLTFATYAVGSTGHLAGAMLNARAGVDLLHVAAGDPLSLAVGEHVQLAFVTPTATLPLVRSGKLKALAVTSAKRLGIAPDIPTVSESGLRHFSAVAWYGYVVPRRTPDEIVRVLEAHLQSTIRSAKFETFARTSGNEITWLGSDEFSSYMESERIKWGEAVRRSGARAE
- a CDS encoding dioxygenase family protein, translating into MANRVETVVYDIVKAVREVLSRHDVTFEEYRAGVGFLMQYAKAPEYEIPLVCDLWFNATITDNEMKHRKGSTTNVEGPYFLENVPVINDEIKTLDDGSEPLVLEGRVTDLAGKPIKGAEMFVWHSDNHGHYSGFDPELPQDSYRGKKIIGADGEYRIRTRVPAPYPIPHHGPSGKLLEMMGRHPWRPAHVHFKIRAPGFLEHTTQSYFTGGKWVDSDCVEGVRPALIHNLEDANGAKVLRKDFKLDPA
- a CDS encoding YciI family protein, whose product is MYVAIFFQDLPGTASKRQAVVSEHRKYMEVNAAKVLAAGATFTDDGKSVKGGSYVVKVADMAEARKFVDDDPFTKAGLRAVVFIQPWIRAVFDGKFNIPTDDSPLYADSVA